One Setaria viridis chromosome 3, Setaria_viridis_v4.0, whole genome shotgun sequence DNA window includes the following coding sequences:
- the LOC117847067 gene encoding uncharacterized protein isoform X1, with translation MPPPPSPPSSSRCRRGEEGVVEDLQGRHPRLPRRYPRVPHRRGLNSMAYRVRETVDLFGRRSQVVSRDNGGASSLTTIMNYFLLTDPCVTMAPTLSGNNIAIYMKQFITGQIISEMKSLPADRENLDLATDLFNIVKCAPEDIRLNPMLSSIAEFEKTTSYEIFSKLKIPLFHLWSFSKKDADRLAATGPWTCNGVKVGVKKYKQTKDKVPSNVELTRSHADSTKLSRRGDIEEAEQLKQALITSEQQMVSVQDHAESSTLTETEWEYLSTILDRMGGLGRALSAHSLSSLRQSLEENTVATLYRNDEFFTICKHKGSIFMLVDDEDVLVTHPEAVWKILGIGDQKEVFVDGKFAPVNGDVVVHRCSSSNCTLEFHSEINYKRHHYIHLPASKVGQGSSLNQDDLQMIWDEILPEDALSVLHLGKSFVKELFASSFEEIMGAFIVSPGYRLASPDVIKVIKNIKRIFRGIGKPSFEELLHILDIASESTFMCSDVLCHKELFEEVMPRSDCILRNALACFSLRIEQALAQRCLIQMAREVDKRADKLLEEEQSEEIIASNDDNRDKKDKNVIEDIEIRVESTIASDTSANSDELGLPVEVDARDLNIQIRDEDTVVSTSANSHVDLPELDVCEKTEHKLFPSDILHWPQLQGEEYFPTFAARSPFVTTYTLLSSKNSVALTRIGRKAAKRLLRFILKVHKSGKCWNGEWTVGAIRVRAHECIIAKEAEVKASKQGIIADLQRFIEILAPYYSHEEVEGSPAFFHEFHVDAMAAPEPESENFALFQKYMRNHLALMGPLDRRDLYFGLFMVCDMLRDKDDRGYKPLYGKKDAPEWRSNAKKFHPYHSVYYHDVSEEDKNNPDYQPYWNNYWEFLRFLRNYGRNAHNHTRIDGVQQVTEVAVFDLMLSEDFGMYITKLILFLMYECKMEGSFFSTWDSYVTSDGQTDDDDNE, from the exons ATgccgcccccaccatcgccccCGTCCTCTTCCCGTTGCCGGCGCGGCGAAGAAGGCGTCGTCGAGGATCTCCAAGGCCGGCACCCCCGTCTACCTCGCCGCTATCCTCGAGTACCTCATCGCCGAG GTCTGAATTCAATGGCGTACAGGGTACGGGAGACGGTCGATTTGTTCGGCCGACGTTCGCAGGTCGTGTCCCGAGACAATGGAGGAGCTTCATCCTTGACAACCATCATGAACTACTTTCTCCTTACCGATCCATGCGTCACTATGGCTCCAACACTATCTGGGAACAATATTGCTATCTATATGAAGCAATTTATCACAGGACAAATTATAAGTGAAATGAAATCTTTGCCAGCGGATAGAGAGAATTTGGACCTTGCGACAGACCTTTTTAACATTGTAAAATGTGCCCCTGAGGATATTCGTCTTAACCCCATGCTTTCAAG CATAGCGGAGTTTGAAAAGACAACATCATATGAAATTTTCAGCAAATTGAAGATTCCATTGTTTCATTTATGGTCCTTCAGCAAAAAG GATGCTGATAGATTGGCTGCAACTGGTCCATGGACTTGCAATGGAGTTAAGGTTGGCGTCAAGAAATATAAGCAGACTAAGGATAAAGTTCCATCAAATGTGGAATTGACCAGAAGCCATGCCGACTCAACTAAACTGAGTCGACGAGGAGATATTGAGGAGGCTGAACAGCTTAAGCAGGCCCTTATCACGTCAGAACAGCAAATGGTCTCTGTACAAGATCATGCTGAGTCTTCCACTTTGACTGAAACTGAGT GGGAATACCTAAGTACTATTCTGGACAGGATGGGTGGACTGGGAAGGGCATTGAGTGCTCATAG CTTGTCATCGTTACGGCAAAGTCTTGAAGAGAACACTGTTGCAACTTTATATAGGAATGATGAATTTTTTACTATTTGTAAG CATAAAGGATCAATCTTTATGTTAGTTGATGATGAAGATGTACTTGTGACCCACCCTGAGGCAGTATGGAAAATACTGGGCATT GGCGATCAAAAAGAAGTTTTTGTAGATGGAAAATTTGCTCCAGTCAACGGAGATGTT GTGGTGCACAGGTGTTCAAGCAGCAACTGTACTCTTGAATTCCACTCCGAGATCAACTACAAAAGACACCACTACATTCATTTGCCAGCTTCAAAAGTTGGACAG GGTTCAAGTTTGAATCAGGATGATCTGCAGATGATATGGGATGAA ATCCTACCTGAAGATGCTCTAAGTGTATTGCACCTTGGTAAATCATTTGTCAAG GAGTTGTTTGCGTCATCTTTTGAAGAAATAATGGGTGCATTTATAGTGAGTCCTGGTTATCGTTTAGCATCACCTGATGTAATCAAAGTTATTAAGAATATTAAG CGTATATTTAGGGGCATTGGAAAGCCTTCCTTCGAGGAGCTTTTGCACATCCTAGACATTGCAAGTGAGAGCACCTTCATGTGCAGTGATGTACTTTGTCACAAAGAACTGTTTGAAGAAGTGATGCCTCGAAGTGATTGTATCCTGCGGAACGCGCTGGCGTGTTTTAGTCTAAGAATTGAACAGGCATTG GCCCAAAGGTGTCTCATTCAGATGGCCAGAGAAGTGGATAAACGGGCGGACAAACTTTTGGAGGAAGAGCAAAG CGAAGAAATTATAGCAAGTAATGATGATAACAGagataaaaaagataaaaatgtCATAGAAGACATTGAGATCAGGGTTGAAAGTACCATAGCATCAGATACTTCAGCAAACTCTGATGAGCTAGGTCTGCCAGTTGAAGTGGATGCTCGTGACCTGAACATTCAGATCAGGGATGAAGATACCGTAGTATCTACTTCAGCAAACTCTCATGTAGATCTGCCAGAACTGGATGTTTGTGAAAAGACTGAACATAAGCTATTTCCATCAGATATTTTGCATTGGCCTCAGCTTCAAGG CGAAGAATACTTCCCAACTTTTGCTGCCAGAAGCCCTTTCGTGACTACATACACTCTTTTGTCTAGTAAAAACTCAGTAGCTTTGACTCGCATTGGTAGGAAAGCTGCAAAACGGCTGTTAAGGTTCATCCTTAAAGTCCACAAGAGTGGTAAATGTTGGAATGGGGAATGGACTGTTGGTGCCATTCGGGTTCGAGCTCATGAATGCATCATTGCTAAGGAGGCTGAAGTAAAAGCAAGTAAACAAGGAATCATTGCTGACCTTCAAAGATTCATTGAAATATTGGCCCCATACTACAGCCATGAAGAAGTTGAAGGCTCCCCAGCATTTTTTCATGAATTTCATGTTGATGCCATGGCTGCTCCAGAGCCAGAGTCAGAAAATTTCGCTTTATTTCAGAAGTACATGAGAAATCATCTAGCATTGATGGGACCTTTAGATAGACGTGACCTTTATTTTGGCCTCTTCATGGTGTGTGACATGCTGCGTGATAAGGATGATCGTGGATATAAGCCACTTTATGGAAAAAAGGATGCTCCAGAATGGCGATCAAATGCCAAAAAGTTTCACCCCTATCATTCAGTGTATTATCATGATGTTTCCGAGGAAGATAAGAATAACCCAGATTATCAACCATATTGGAATAATTATTGGGAGTTTCTTAGATTCCTAAGAAATTATGGGAGAAATGCTCATAATCACACCAGG attgatggggttcaacaAGTGACGGAGGTTGCTGTGTTTGATTTAATGTTGTCAGAAGATTTTGGAATGTACATAACAAAATTGATCCTTTTCCTGATGTACGAATGCAAGATGGAAGGATC attCTTCAGCACATGGGATTCATATGTAACTTCAGA TGGTCAGaccgatgatgatgataatgaaTAG
- the LOC117847067 gene encoding uncharacterized protein isoform X2: protein MPPPPSPPSSSRCRRGEEGVVEDLQGRHPRLPRRYPRVPHRRGLNSMAYRVRETVDLFGRRSQVVSRDNGGASSLTTIMNYFLLTDPCVTMAPTLSGNNIAIYMKQFITGQIISEMKSLPADRENLDLATDLFNIVKCAPEDIRLNPMLSSIAEFEKTTSYEIFSKLKIPLFHLWSFSKKDADRLAATGPWTCNGVKVGVKKYKQTKDKVPSNVELTRSHADSTKLSRRGDIEEAEQLKQALITSEQQMVSVQDHAESSTLTETEWEYLSTILDRMGGLGRALSAHSLSSLRQSLEENTVATLYRNDEFFTICKHKGSIFMLVDDEDVLVTHPEAVWKILGIGDQKEVFVDGKFAPVNGDVVVHRCSSSNCTLEFHSEINYKRHHYIHLPASKVGQGSSLNQDDLQMIWDEILPEDALSVLHLGKSFVKELFASSFEEIMGAFIVSPGYRLASPDVIKVIKNIKRIFRGIGKPSFEELLHILDIASESTFMCSDVLCHKELFEEVMPRSDCILRNALACFSLRIEQALAQRCLIQMAREVDKRADKLLEEEQSEEIIASNDDNRDKKDKNVIEDIEIRVESTIASDTSANSDELGLPVEVDARDLNIQIRDEDTVVSTSANSHVDLPELDVCEKTEHKLFPSDILHWPQLQGEEYFPTFAARSPFVTTYTLLSSKNSVALTRIGRKAAKRLLRFILKVHKSGKCWNGEWTVGAIRVRAHECIIAKEAEVKASKQGIIADLQRFIEILAPYYSHEEVEGSPAFFHEFHVDAMAAPEPESENFALFQKYMRNHLALMGPLDRRDLYFGLFMVCDMLRDKDDRGYKPLYGKKDAPEWRSNAKKFHPYHSVYYHDVSEEDKNNPDYQPYWNNYWEFLRFLRNYGRNAHNHTRIDGVQQVTEVAVFDLMLSEDFGMYITKLILFLMYECKMEGSFFSTWDSYVTSDYDPCLL, encoded by the exons ATgccgcccccaccatcgccccCGTCCTCTTCCCGTTGCCGGCGCGGCGAAGAAGGCGTCGTCGAGGATCTCCAAGGCCGGCACCCCCGTCTACCTCGCCGCTATCCTCGAGTACCTCATCGCCGAG GTCTGAATTCAATGGCGTACAGGGTACGGGAGACGGTCGATTTGTTCGGCCGACGTTCGCAGGTCGTGTCCCGAGACAATGGAGGAGCTTCATCCTTGACAACCATCATGAACTACTTTCTCCTTACCGATCCATGCGTCACTATGGCTCCAACACTATCTGGGAACAATATTGCTATCTATATGAAGCAATTTATCACAGGACAAATTATAAGTGAAATGAAATCTTTGCCAGCGGATAGAGAGAATTTGGACCTTGCGACAGACCTTTTTAACATTGTAAAATGTGCCCCTGAGGATATTCGTCTTAACCCCATGCTTTCAAG CATAGCGGAGTTTGAAAAGACAACATCATATGAAATTTTCAGCAAATTGAAGATTCCATTGTTTCATTTATGGTCCTTCAGCAAAAAG GATGCTGATAGATTGGCTGCAACTGGTCCATGGACTTGCAATGGAGTTAAGGTTGGCGTCAAGAAATATAAGCAGACTAAGGATAAAGTTCCATCAAATGTGGAATTGACCAGAAGCCATGCCGACTCAACTAAACTGAGTCGACGAGGAGATATTGAGGAGGCTGAACAGCTTAAGCAGGCCCTTATCACGTCAGAACAGCAAATGGTCTCTGTACAAGATCATGCTGAGTCTTCCACTTTGACTGAAACTGAGT GGGAATACCTAAGTACTATTCTGGACAGGATGGGTGGACTGGGAAGGGCATTGAGTGCTCATAG CTTGTCATCGTTACGGCAAAGTCTTGAAGAGAACACTGTTGCAACTTTATATAGGAATGATGAATTTTTTACTATTTGTAAG CATAAAGGATCAATCTTTATGTTAGTTGATGATGAAGATGTACTTGTGACCCACCCTGAGGCAGTATGGAAAATACTGGGCATT GGCGATCAAAAAGAAGTTTTTGTAGATGGAAAATTTGCTCCAGTCAACGGAGATGTT GTGGTGCACAGGTGTTCAAGCAGCAACTGTACTCTTGAATTCCACTCCGAGATCAACTACAAAAGACACCACTACATTCATTTGCCAGCTTCAAAAGTTGGACAG GGTTCAAGTTTGAATCAGGATGATCTGCAGATGATATGGGATGAA ATCCTACCTGAAGATGCTCTAAGTGTATTGCACCTTGGTAAATCATTTGTCAAG GAGTTGTTTGCGTCATCTTTTGAAGAAATAATGGGTGCATTTATAGTGAGTCCTGGTTATCGTTTAGCATCACCTGATGTAATCAAAGTTATTAAGAATATTAAG CGTATATTTAGGGGCATTGGAAAGCCTTCCTTCGAGGAGCTTTTGCACATCCTAGACATTGCAAGTGAGAGCACCTTCATGTGCAGTGATGTACTTTGTCACAAAGAACTGTTTGAAGAAGTGATGCCTCGAAGTGATTGTATCCTGCGGAACGCGCTGGCGTGTTTTAGTCTAAGAATTGAACAGGCATTG GCCCAAAGGTGTCTCATTCAGATGGCCAGAGAAGTGGATAAACGGGCGGACAAACTTTTGGAGGAAGAGCAAAG CGAAGAAATTATAGCAAGTAATGATGATAACAGagataaaaaagataaaaatgtCATAGAAGACATTGAGATCAGGGTTGAAAGTACCATAGCATCAGATACTTCAGCAAACTCTGATGAGCTAGGTCTGCCAGTTGAAGTGGATGCTCGTGACCTGAACATTCAGATCAGGGATGAAGATACCGTAGTATCTACTTCAGCAAACTCTCATGTAGATCTGCCAGAACTGGATGTTTGTGAAAAGACTGAACATAAGCTATTTCCATCAGATATTTTGCATTGGCCTCAGCTTCAAGG CGAAGAATACTTCCCAACTTTTGCTGCCAGAAGCCCTTTCGTGACTACATACACTCTTTTGTCTAGTAAAAACTCAGTAGCTTTGACTCGCATTGGTAGGAAAGCTGCAAAACGGCTGTTAAGGTTCATCCTTAAAGTCCACAAGAGTGGTAAATGTTGGAATGGGGAATGGACTGTTGGTGCCATTCGGGTTCGAGCTCATGAATGCATCATTGCTAAGGAGGCTGAAGTAAAAGCAAGTAAACAAGGAATCATTGCTGACCTTCAAAGATTCATTGAAATATTGGCCCCATACTACAGCCATGAAGAAGTTGAAGGCTCCCCAGCATTTTTTCATGAATTTCATGTTGATGCCATGGCTGCTCCAGAGCCAGAGTCAGAAAATTTCGCTTTATTTCAGAAGTACATGAGAAATCATCTAGCATTGATGGGACCTTTAGATAGACGTGACCTTTATTTTGGCCTCTTCATGGTGTGTGACATGCTGCGTGATAAGGATGATCGTGGATATAAGCCACTTTATGGAAAAAAGGATGCTCCAGAATGGCGATCAAATGCCAAAAAGTTTCACCCCTATCATTCAGTGTATTATCATGATGTTTCCGAGGAAGATAAGAATAACCCAGATTATCAACCATATTGGAATAATTATTGGGAGTTTCTTAGATTCCTAAGAAATTATGGGAGAAATGCTCATAATCACACCAGG attgatggggttcaacaAGTGACGGAGGTTGCTGTGTTTGATTTAATGTTGTCAGAAGATTTTGGAATGTACATAACAAAATTGATCCTTTTCCTGATGTACGAATGCAAGATGGAAGGATC attCTTCAGCACATGGGATTCATATGTAACTTCAGA CTATGACCCTTGCTTGCTCTGA
- the LOC117847067 gene encoding uncharacterized protein isoform X3: MVSVQDHAESSTLTETEWEYLSTILDRMGGLGRALSAHSLSSLRQSLEENTVATLYRNDEFFTICKHKGSIFMLVDDEDVLVTHPEAVWKILGIGDQKEVFVDGKFAPVNGDVVVHRCSSSNCTLEFHSEINYKRHHYIHLPASKVGQGSSLNQDDLQMIWDEILPEDALSVLHLGKSFVKELFASSFEEIMGAFIVSPGYRLASPDVIKVIKNIKRIFRGIGKPSFEELLHILDIASESTFMCSDVLCHKELFEEVMPRSDCILRNALACFSLRIEQALAQRCLIQMAREVDKRADKLLEEEQSEEIIASNDDNRDKKDKNVIEDIEIRVESTIASDTSANSDELGLPVEVDARDLNIQIRDEDTVVSTSANSHVDLPELDVCEKTEHKLFPSDILHWPQLQGEEYFPTFAARSPFVTTYTLLSSKNSVALTRIGRKAAKRLLRFILKVHKSGKCWNGEWTVGAIRVRAHECIIAKEAEVKASKQGIIADLQRFIEILAPYYSHEEVEGSPAFFHEFHVDAMAAPEPESENFALFQKYMRNHLALMGPLDRRDLYFGLFMVCDMLRDKDDRGYKPLYGKKDAPEWRSNAKKFHPYHSVYYHDVSEEDKNNPDYQPYWNNYWEFLRFLRNYGRNAHNHTRIDGVQQVTEVAVFDLMLSEDFGMYITKLILFLMYECKMEGSFFSTWDSYVTSDGQTDDDDNE, from the exons ATGGTCTCTGTACAAGATCATGCTGAGTCTTCCACTTTGACTGAAACTGAGT GGGAATACCTAAGTACTATTCTGGACAGGATGGGTGGACTGGGAAGGGCATTGAGTGCTCATAG CTTGTCATCGTTACGGCAAAGTCTTGAAGAGAACACTGTTGCAACTTTATATAGGAATGATGAATTTTTTACTATTTGTAAG CATAAAGGATCAATCTTTATGTTAGTTGATGATGAAGATGTACTTGTGACCCACCCTGAGGCAGTATGGAAAATACTGGGCATT GGCGATCAAAAAGAAGTTTTTGTAGATGGAAAATTTGCTCCAGTCAACGGAGATGTT GTGGTGCACAGGTGTTCAAGCAGCAACTGTACTCTTGAATTCCACTCCGAGATCAACTACAAAAGACACCACTACATTCATTTGCCAGCTTCAAAAGTTGGACAG GGTTCAAGTTTGAATCAGGATGATCTGCAGATGATATGGGATGAA ATCCTACCTGAAGATGCTCTAAGTGTATTGCACCTTGGTAAATCATTTGTCAAG GAGTTGTTTGCGTCATCTTTTGAAGAAATAATGGGTGCATTTATAGTGAGTCCTGGTTATCGTTTAGCATCACCTGATGTAATCAAAGTTATTAAGAATATTAAG CGTATATTTAGGGGCATTGGAAAGCCTTCCTTCGAGGAGCTTTTGCACATCCTAGACATTGCAAGTGAGAGCACCTTCATGTGCAGTGATGTACTTTGTCACAAAGAACTGTTTGAAGAAGTGATGCCTCGAAGTGATTGTATCCTGCGGAACGCGCTGGCGTGTTTTAGTCTAAGAATTGAACAGGCATTG GCCCAAAGGTGTCTCATTCAGATGGCCAGAGAAGTGGATAAACGGGCGGACAAACTTTTGGAGGAAGAGCAAAG CGAAGAAATTATAGCAAGTAATGATGATAACAGagataaaaaagataaaaatgtCATAGAAGACATTGAGATCAGGGTTGAAAGTACCATAGCATCAGATACTTCAGCAAACTCTGATGAGCTAGGTCTGCCAGTTGAAGTGGATGCTCGTGACCTGAACATTCAGATCAGGGATGAAGATACCGTAGTATCTACTTCAGCAAACTCTCATGTAGATCTGCCAGAACTGGATGTTTGTGAAAAGACTGAACATAAGCTATTTCCATCAGATATTTTGCATTGGCCTCAGCTTCAAGG CGAAGAATACTTCCCAACTTTTGCTGCCAGAAGCCCTTTCGTGACTACATACACTCTTTTGTCTAGTAAAAACTCAGTAGCTTTGACTCGCATTGGTAGGAAAGCTGCAAAACGGCTGTTAAGGTTCATCCTTAAAGTCCACAAGAGTGGTAAATGTTGGAATGGGGAATGGACTGTTGGTGCCATTCGGGTTCGAGCTCATGAATGCATCATTGCTAAGGAGGCTGAAGTAAAAGCAAGTAAACAAGGAATCATTGCTGACCTTCAAAGATTCATTGAAATATTGGCCCCATACTACAGCCATGAAGAAGTTGAAGGCTCCCCAGCATTTTTTCATGAATTTCATGTTGATGCCATGGCTGCTCCAGAGCCAGAGTCAGAAAATTTCGCTTTATTTCAGAAGTACATGAGAAATCATCTAGCATTGATGGGACCTTTAGATAGACGTGACCTTTATTTTGGCCTCTTCATGGTGTGTGACATGCTGCGTGATAAGGATGATCGTGGATATAAGCCACTTTATGGAAAAAAGGATGCTCCAGAATGGCGATCAAATGCCAAAAAGTTTCACCCCTATCATTCAGTGTATTATCATGATGTTTCCGAGGAAGATAAGAATAACCCAGATTATCAACCATATTGGAATAATTATTGGGAGTTTCTTAGATTCCTAAGAAATTATGGGAGAAATGCTCATAATCACACCAGG attgatggggttcaacaAGTGACGGAGGTTGCTGTGTTTGATTTAATGTTGTCAGAAGATTTTGGAATGTACATAACAAAATTGATCCTTTTCCTGATGTACGAATGCAAGATGGAAGGATC attCTTCAGCACATGGGATTCATATGTAACTTCAGA TGGTCAGaccgatgatgatgataatgaaTAG